From a single Miscanthus floridulus cultivar M001 chromosome 8, ASM1932011v1, whole genome shotgun sequence genomic region:
- the LOC136468459 gene encoding uncharacterized protein translates to MEGAASGGRAAPARMTTMSRHCFGGSASEHHHDLRVDIIENIEEDYGMFVWPCSVILAEYVWQQRSRFSASIYLGGGTSLPGLVAAKVGADVTLNLAVCRPGKAVVTSDLPMGAGLGSSTAFCVSMSGVLLTAAGAVSVGARRGAEGWEELEKGDLELVNQWAFQGEKIIHGKPSGIDNSVSTFGML, encoded by the exons ATGGAAGGCGCCGCCTCCGGTGGCCGGGCCGCCCCCGCGCGTATGACCACCATGTCGCGGCACTGCTTCGGCGGCAGCGCGTCCGAGCACCACCACGACCTCCGTGTCGATATCATCGAG AACATTGAAGAGGACTACGGCATGTTTGTCTGGCCATGCAGTGTCATTCTTGCAGAGTACGTGTGGCAGCAGAGATCACGGTTCTCTGCTTCCATCTAT CTTGGCGGTGGGACCTCACTGCCGGGATTAGTAGCTGCAAAGGTTGGAGCAGATGTAACACTAAATCTCGCAGT ATGCAGGCCTGGCAAGGCAGTGGTGACCTCAGACCTGCCCATGGGCGCAGGGCTCGGCTCGTCGACGGCATTTTGTGTGTCCATGTCAGGGGTGCTATTGACGGCTGCTGGCGCAGTCAGTGTTGGAGCGCGCAGGGGTGCCGAGGGGTGGGAGGAGTTGGAGAAGGGTGATCTTGAGCTAGTCAACCAATGGGCGTTCCAAGGGGAAAAGATCATTCATGGCAAGCCTTCTGGCATCGACAATTCCGTCAGCACTTTCGGTATGCTATGA
- the LOC136470949 gene encoding uncharacterized protein has translation MALPSSPASTTHHPPRISSISSSCCPPSPFPLQIQTTSRPTTPAGAPYLLRVATASSTANSTRSRGRGRGRGRGRWHLPPPTALPDPQSAAALLLAAAGTVGAASLLLRYSSSSASASQQQQQEEQEQVEGEECPDCGGTGLCGRCKGEGFVFKQLSEETATKARKAAKNMATRYTAGLPTKWTYCNKCSSTRSCTTCRGSGRIITTPVT, from the exons ATGGCGCTGCCGTCCTCGCCTGCAAGCACAACCCATCACCCGCCTCGCatctcctccatctcctcctcctgctgcccgCCGTCGCCATTCCCCCTCCAGATTCAGACTACCAGCCGCCCTACAACCCCTGCGGGCGCGCCATATCTTCTTCGTGTTGCCACTGCTTCTTCCACTGCCAATAGCACAAGAAgtcgaggtcgaggtcgaggtcgaggtcgaggtcgTTGGCACCTGCCGCCTCCAACTGCACTCCCCGACCCCCAATCCGCTGCGGCGCtactcctcgccgccgccgggacAGTTGGTGCCGCCAGCCTCCTGCTCCGCTACTCCTCCTCATCCGCCTCCGCctcacagcagcagcaacaggagGAACAAGAACAAGTAGAGGGAGAGGAGTGCCCGGACTGCGGCGGGACCGGGCTCTGCGGCCGCTGCAAAGGAGAGGGCTTCGTCTTCAAGCAGCTCTCCGAGGAGACGGCCACCAAGGCGCGCAAGGCCGCCAAGAACATGGCCACCAGATACACCGCCGG GCTGCCCACCAAGTGGACCTACTGCAACAAGTGCTCCTCCACCCGCTCCTGCACAACCTGCCGAGGCTCCGGCAGAATCATCACCACACCTGTCACCTAG
- the LOC136470947 gene encoding uncharacterized protein, translating into MEGGGGSGDRAAATRMTTVSRHYFGGSASERHHDLRVDIIENIEEDYGMFVWPCSVILAEYVWQQRSRFSASRVVELGAGTSLPGLVAAKVGADVTLTDIAQNTEVLNNIRSICALNNASCTVSGLTWGDRDETVFDLRPDIILGADVLYDSANFDDLFATVTFLLENSSGAVFITTYHNRSGHHLIEFLMVKWGLKCLKLLDGFSFLPPCKAASLQGNIQLVEIALDKEKHK; encoded by the exons AtggaaggcggcggcggctccggtGACCGGGCCGCTGCCACGCGTATGACCACCGTATCGCGGCACTACTTCGGAGGCAGTGCGTCCGAGCGCCACCACGACCTCCGGGTCGACATCATCGAG AACATCGAAGAGGACTACGGCATGTTTGTCTGGCCATGTAGTGTCATTCTTGCAGAGTACGTGTGGCAGCAGAGATCACGGTTCTCTGCTTCCAGAGTTGTTGAG CTTGGTGCTGGGACCTCACTGCCGGGATTAGTAGCTGCAAAGGTTGGAGCAGATGTAACACTAACAGACATTGCACAGAATACAGAA GTACTAAACAACATCAGAAGCATATGTGCTCTCAATAACGCCAGTTGTACT GTTTCAGGACTTACATGGGGAGACAGGGATGAAACGGTATTTGATTTACGTCCTGACATTATTCTTGGAGCTGATGTACTTTACGACTCAGCAA ATTTTGATGATCTGTTCGCGACGGTGACCTTTCTTCTCGAAAATTCTTCTGGGGCAGTTTTCATAACCACATACCACAACCGCAG TGGTCATCATCTGATTGAGTTTTTGATGGTCAAGTGGGGCTTGAAGTGTTTGAAACTGCTGGATGGTTTCTCCTTCCTGCCACCATGCAAGGCTGCTTCACTTCAGGGGAACATTCAGCTTGTTGAAATCGCGCTTGACAAGGAAAAACATAAATGA